Sequence from the Marinilabiliales bacterium genome:
TCACCAGAAAGCAAAACAGCGGTGTTTCGCAGATGGCCTTCTCCCTGCAGGTTATATGCCCAATATGCACATTGCACATAACGAATAAAAGGCGGGTCAGCGTGCCAGCATATTGTCGACCGAGTATTTGCCTGCTCCGCTGAAAAGGAGTCCTGCAAAGACAACGAGACCCTTGAGCGGGTGAAGAACTGAATTTATAGGATCTCCGGCGCCGATATGCATAAAGGTTGCGATCAGCATCGTGAACAGCAGCATCGCGGCAACCGGCCTGGTAAGCACTCCGAGAACAAGCAAAAGACCACCCGCGAATTCAGCCATGGCAGCCATGAAGCCCCAGAATGCCGGTGCAAAACTAATACCTATAACGCTCATGTTGCCGCCAAGCCACGTCCACGTATCAACACCTCCGGCAATCTTCGGCCATCCGTGGATCATGAACATCACCCCAAAACCTGCACGAATGAGCAGTAACGCAAAGTGCATGGATCCTGTAGAAGTTTTAAAAATCCTGTTTCCCATAACAAATGATTTATAGTTTTCAATAAGACCACTGGCCGATTCCGGCCCTATAATATATAAAAACAATTTAACCCGGCAAAGGTTCAGCGAACTGTTCGGAGTCAATTGCAGGAGAATGTGGAATTCATGTTATTTTGTCTGCCGAAGGCTGATGAGGATTTCAAGCAAGTCAACTCAGTTTTGAAAGATGATTCATCTTCCGGGTTAACCCGACTTTATAAAAAATAATAAAAAGCTTGCATGTCTATTCAGTTGTTTTCCATATATTTGAATAGTTGATTATATATTTTTAACCTCCTGAACTTTCAACTATGAAGCTTAAACTGGTACTTTTAGCAGCAGCGCTTGGCTGTGGGGCGCTTGTCATCTCCTGCAAACCAACTCCCGGTGAAATGGAACACAAACATTATTTTGCCAAAGGGTGGCAAATGTTTTCGTCAGATTCTGTAAATGCCACGGCTGAAGAGATTGCCTCGGCCGGGTTCGACAGGTATTTCGGATATCCGGTTGAGGTGCCCGCCACCGTGATGCACGGACTGAGACAGAATGGGTTCTTCCCCGATCTGTTCGAACCCTATGTTCTCGAAAATATGGACAGGGCTCCTTACGAGGTGCCCTGGTGGTACCGCAAGGTGTTCGAGGTTGAAAACACGGCTGAATGGGATCATTACCAGGTCACCTTCGATGGCATCAATTTCAGGGCCAATATATGGGTTAACGGCAT
This genomic interval carries:
- a CDS encoding DoxX family protein; its protein translation is MHFALLLIRAGFGVMFMIHGWPKIAGGVDTWTWLGGNMSVIGISFAPAFWGFMAAMAEFAGGLLLVLGVLTRPVAAMLLFTMLIATFMHIGAGDPINSVLHPLKGLVVFAGLLFSGAGKYSVDNMLAR